From Sandaracinaceae bacterium, the proteins below share one genomic window:
- a CDS encoding serine/threonine-protein kinase translates to MSAPAQIGPYPVERKLAEGGFGEVFVAVQPNLRDRRVCIKRIKREILEHEEHGERLLSLFYGEIDLASKLSHPNIVAIIDAGEDRPEGAPEGAPGLPYVVMEYVEGVDAAGLLKMTKPRGLDPRHVAYIVVGAAQALAYAHHEAVIHRDVKPQNILVSGNGLVKLADFGIGKMQREGQYQATRTSSFIGTHSYMAPELLTVLSPEAASDAVTFNHKVDLWALGVTAWELLCGFRPFEDATLGTPPGVGSGTWALINVRADPPRRRSIHEVAPDAPQALRDVIEAMLTPGLRERVATADEVVRRLVEAGLGLPTHRATFVRDLLAKDTVPSMPGARPTPSPKPAPAPSSGASAPTPEAEHGDLSGVRRDETPPHEIPPHATQPLPQGAAARLSEEAAPASPALPSSPERPPSSASQPRRALLAAALGVLAVVALGAGAAAFALGGLFAENDGARERPAAAVAPPEDPSPPAAPAAASDAGASRPDAGSMPSTEVAQPTPEDAGAPARPERPGFISVVVVPLGDVRIDGRPVSVRTPHRVSPGRHRVVATYAGQRRSRVVEVSPGEREQVVIRFN, encoded by the coding sequence GTGAGCGCTCCGGCGCAGATCGGGCCTTACCCCGTGGAGCGGAAGCTCGCCGAGGGCGGCTTCGGGGAGGTGTTCGTGGCGGTGCAGCCCAACCTCCGCGACCGCCGCGTCTGCATCAAGCGCATCAAGCGCGAGATCCTCGAGCACGAGGAGCACGGCGAGCGGCTCCTCTCGCTCTTCTATGGCGAGATCGACCTCGCCTCGAAGCTCTCGCACCCCAACATCGTCGCCATCATCGACGCGGGGGAGGACCGCCCCGAAGGAGCGCCCGAGGGCGCGCCCGGGCTGCCCTACGTCGTGATGGAGTACGTCGAGGGCGTCGACGCGGCCGGCTTGCTGAAGATGACCAAGCCCCGCGGCCTCGACCCGCGGCACGTGGCGTACATCGTCGTCGGGGCCGCGCAGGCCCTCGCCTACGCCCACCACGAGGCGGTGATCCACCGCGACGTGAAGCCACAGAACATCCTCGTCAGCGGGAACGGGTTGGTGAAGCTCGCCGACTTCGGCATCGGCAAGATGCAGCGCGAGGGTCAGTACCAGGCCACCCGCACCAGCAGCTTCATCGGCACGCACTCCTACATGGCCCCCGAGCTGCTGACCGTGCTCTCGCCCGAGGCCGCGTCCGACGCGGTGACCTTCAACCACAAGGTGGACCTCTGGGCGCTCGGGGTGACGGCCTGGGAGCTGCTGTGCGGTTTCCGCCCGTTCGAGGACGCGACCCTCGGCACCCCGCCGGGGGTGGGCAGCGGGACGTGGGCGCTGATCAACGTCCGCGCCGACCCGCCGCGGCGGCGCTCCATCCACGAGGTCGCCCCCGACGCCCCCCAGGCGCTGCGCGACGTCATCGAGGCGATGCTCACCCCCGGCCTCCGGGAGCGCGTCGCCACCGCCGACGAGGTGGTGAGACGCCTCGTCGAGGCGGGGCTCGGGCTGCCGACGCACCGGGCCACCTTCGTGCGCGACCTGCTCGCGAAGGACACCGTGCCCAGCATGCCGGGCGCCCGCCCGACGCCGAGCCCCAAGCCGGCTCCCGCTCCCAGCTCCGGAGCCTCGGCTCCCACGCCCGAGGCGGAGCACGGCGACCTTTCCGGAGTCCGTAGAGACGAGACTCCACCACACGAGATTCCGCCGCACGCCACGCAGCCCCTGCCGCAGGGAGCGGCGGCGCGGCTCTCCGAGGAGGCGGCTCCGGCGTCCCCCGCCCTCCCCTCCAGCCCCGAGCGCCCCCCCTCGTCCGCAAGCCAGCCGAGGCGCGCCCTCCTGGCGGCCGCGCTCGGCGTCCTCGCGGTCGTCGCGCTGGGCGCCGGCGCCGCCGCGTTCGCGCTGGGGGGCCTCTTCGCCGAGAACGACGGGGCACGAGAGAGGCCGGCCGCGGCGGTCGCTCCCCCGGAGGATCCCTCCCCTCCCGCGGCGCCAGCGGCCGCGAGCGACGCGGGGGCGTCACGGCCGGACGCGGGCTCGATGCCCTCCACCGAGGTCGCCCAGCCCACGCCCGAAGACGCGGGGGCGCCGGCTCGGCCGGAGCGCCCTGGGTTCATCAGCGTCGTGGTCGTCCCACTCGGCGATGTCCGCATCGACGGCCGCCCGGTCAGCGTGCGCACCCCGCACCGAGTCAGCCCGGGTAGGCACCGCGTGGTCGCCACCTACGCCGGGCAGCGAAGGTCCCGCGTCGTCGAGGTCTCCCCCGGGGAGCGAGAGCAAGTCGTCATCCGATTCAACTGA
- a CDS encoding helix-turn-helix transcriptional regulator yields the protein MSTTMVDAKESAFYLRTLKHFRARLAELRAMHGLSYRELHERSGVNWRQLVSLESGDGVPNPTLATITRLAEALGVEAWEMLTPAQSGVRQKVPKKTRDAG from the coding sequence GTGAGCACGACCATGGTCGACGCCAAGGAGTCGGCGTTCTACCTACGCACCTTGAAGCACTTCCGCGCACGACTGGCCGAGCTGCGAGCCATGCACGGACTCAGTTACCGCGAGCTGCACGAGCGCTCGGGGGTGAACTGGCGACAGCTCGTCTCGCTGGAGAGCGGGGACGGCGTCCCCAACCCCACGCTGGCGACCATCACGCGCCTGGCGGAGGCCCTCGGGGTCGAGGCCTGGGAGATGCTGACCCCAGCGCAGAGCGGCGTGCGCCAGAAGGTACCGAAGAAGACCAGGGACGCAGGCTGA
- a CDS encoding serine/threonine-protein kinase, whose translation MTNGALPVVEGFVVLDRLADTSTAELFRARRADGGPVVCLKRVRARYCLDEVFVAELAAVGSRAALLRHPNVVRVHGWSQADAGFLVVMELVEGPDLATLLRERGPLEPSVVAHVGASLAKALAYIHHRDGEREPLIHFDVTPHNALVDGSGAVKLSDFGLAKALGTTGAATLTRERGKAGYLAPEQLEPGPVTAAVDLFALGLILWQCLVGTHPYVERCPPRRALERWIPAQLSKNARRSVSEAAPTAPAGLCATIERLLQPVEARTSAPEEVVASLEPHVRSSSAASLGRLASEVVG comes from the coding sequence GTGACGAACGGGGCGTTGCCCGTCGTCGAGGGCTTCGTCGTCCTCGATCGGCTGGCGGACACCAGCACCGCGGAGCTGTTTCGAGCGAGGCGCGCCGACGGAGGGCCGGTCGTGTGCCTCAAGCGGGTGCGGGCCCGCTACTGCCTCGACGAGGTCTTCGTCGCCGAACTCGCCGCGGTGGGCTCGCGGGCCGCCCTGTTGAGGCACCCCAACGTGGTGCGGGTCCACGGCTGGAGCCAGGCGGACGCTGGCTTCCTCGTCGTGATGGAGCTCGTCGAGGGACCCGACCTCGCCACGCTCTTGCGAGAGCGGGGTCCGCTCGAGCCATCCGTGGTGGCGCACGTGGGCGCGAGCCTGGCCAAGGCGCTCGCGTACATCCATCACCGCGACGGCGAGCGGGAGCCGCTGATCCACTTCGACGTCACCCCGCACAACGCGCTGGTAGACGGGAGCGGCGCCGTGAAGCTCAGCGACTTCGGGTTGGCGAAGGCCCTCGGGACAACCGGCGCGGCGACGCTGACCCGGGAGCGCGGGAAGGCGGGCTACCTCGCCCCCGAGCAGCTCGAGCCCGGGCCGGTCACGGCCGCAGTGGACCTGTTCGCGCTCGGCCTGATCCTCTGGCAGTGCCTCGTCGGCACCCACCCCTACGTCGAGCGATGCCCCCCGAGGCGCGCGTTGGAGCGCTGGATCCCCGCGCAGCTTTCGAAGAACGCGCGCCGGAGTGTCTCCGAGGCCGCGCCCACCGCCCCCGCAGGGCTCTGCGCGACCATCGAGCGGCTCCTGCAGCCGGTGGAGGCGCGCACGTCGGCGCCGGAGGAGGTGGTGGCCTCGTTGGAGCCGCACGTCAGATCCAGCAGCGCCGCCTCCCTGGGGCGCCTGGCGAGCGAGGTGGTCGGGTGA
- a CDS encoding DUF4150 domain-containing protein, whose amino-acid sequence MAMPDVCQVPAPPGPPVPTPFPNVAMLNQADGSTCSDRVRIGGRKTCTVQTEVSRTSGDEAGTAKGVMSGTNMDKAVFRSGVSSVKVEGHDIVTHLKPTAHNGSNANAPMGTQAAPSQTTVIVG is encoded by the coding sequence ATGGCGATGCCAGACGTCTGCCAAGTTCCCGCGCCGCCGGGGCCGCCGGTACCGACGCCGTTTCCGAACGTCGCCATGCTCAACCAGGCTGACGGCTCGACCTGCTCGGATCGGGTGCGCATCGGTGGCCGAAAGACATGCACGGTTCAAACCGAAGTCTCACGCACGAGCGGTGACGAGGCGGGGACGGCCAAAGGCGTGATGAGCGGAACGAACATGGACAAGGCCGTCTTTCGCTCGGGCGTCAGCAGCGTGAAGGTGGAGGGGCATGACATCGTCACGCACCTCAAGCCGACTGCGCACAACGGGTCGAACGCCAACGCGCCGATGGGTACGCAGGCGGCACCGAGCCAGACGACCGTGATCGTGGGATGA
- a CDS encoding DUF2169 domain-containing protein produces MKLVRDTPLSVGWQVWSFSAEQRRVIVTVKATLELTREGLCTLADEQAPVTGDLFWDDDVDRTLRYASDLVPVKPRGELLVSGTLRSPEPVRELSCRARVGDVETRFSVVGDRWWRSDGGVTAPQPFTAMELCWERCFGGPGLSGNPVGRGVAPDAYDVEGRVALPNIERAGRLIRSASERPEPAGAWPIPPSWPARARLMGAYDRAYARQRWPYLAEDFAWRFFQAAPPALQREGYWRGDEPIELSNLHPIHPLLRCQLPAIKPRAFLHDAERSGGPLREVGLVLDTIAIDVGEGRAFAVWRGSAPCVTESLEEIEHLYVTHEPLDQARSEAEYWEAFVARLRALWEEEQAFAAEPRPEPAPPAAEPSKVESLPGAPPSAAELHAERRREALEAGWPEPIVDQLYPSEVPERSGLDVGAVRAQLEEALRAAEGLGSPHVAESLRRMLEEHDTPPLEQPSPSGPTAEPPPDLWTAQEKRDLARRRLGQGQALAGLDLSGGDLTLLDLSGQDLRGALLMGADLRNTSLIGANIAGANLDGANLEGATLERAVLRGASLALVEASGVSFRGADLEEAVFERAMLPGADFSGVNAIGVTIEECLATQAIFEGAVLEEAEMARSNFDEANFRGASMTDARIEGASLRNACLDQIGAQGLRASDGADLSEARLRWAKLSGASFSESTLIGAKLTESDLTRASFAKARMEGAELLAVQARGASFAEARMSASSLAGADLLGARFEGAELRLADLSGANLFQAEVWRAELSDVRLDGANIEGTKLA; encoded by the coding sequence ATGAAGCTCGTCCGCGACACGCCGCTGTCAGTCGGTTGGCAGGTGTGGTCGTTCTCGGCCGAGCAGCGTCGAGTGATCGTCACGGTGAAGGCGACCCTCGAACTGACTCGGGAGGGCCTCTGCACGCTGGCCGACGAGCAGGCGCCGGTGACGGGCGACCTGTTCTGGGACGACGACGTGGACCGGACGCTCCGGTACGCGTCGGACCTCGTGCCGGTGAAGCCGCGCGGTGAACTCCTGGTCAGCGGCACGCTTCGCTCACCGGAGCCGGTCCGGGAACTGTCGTGCCGCGCGCGCGTCGGAGACGTGGAGACGCGCTTCAGCGTGGTCGGCGACCGCTGGTGGCGGTCGGATGGCGGCGTGACCGCGCCACAGCCCTTCACGGCGATGGAGCTTTGCTGGGAGCGCTGCTTCGGGGGCCCAGGTCTGTCGGGCAACCCCGTCGGCCGCGGCGTCGCGCCCGACGCGTACGACGTCGAGGGCCGCGTCGCGCTGCCAAACATCGAGCGCGCGGGCCGGCTCATCCGTTCGGCGTCCGAGCGCCCGGAGCCCGCGGGGGCGTGGCCCATCCCGCCGAGCTGGCCAGCGCGCGCTCGTCTGATGGGCGCCTACGATCGAGCGTACGCGCGACAGCGGTGGCCGTACCTCGCGGAGGACTTCGCTTGGCGTTTCTTCCAGGCGGCGCCGCCAGCGCTCCAGCGTGAGGGCTACTGGCGGGGAGACGAGCCGATTGAACTCTCGAACCTCCACCCCATCCATCCCCTTCTGCGTTGCCAGCTGCCTGCGATCAAGCCGCGAGCCTTCCTGCACGATGCGGAGCGATCCGGTGGCCCGCTGCGCGAGGTGGGCCTGGTGCTCGACACAATCGCGATCGATGTCGGTGAGGGCAGGGCGTTCGCCGTCTGGCGCGGCAGCGCGCCGTGCGTGACCGAGTCGCTCGAGGAGATCGAGCACCTGTACGTCACGCACGAGCCGCTCGATCAGGCGCGGAGCGAGGCCGAGTACTGGGAGGCGTTCGTGGCGCGCCTGCGCGCGCTCTGGGAGGAAGAGCAGGCGTTCGCGGCCGAGCCGCGACCCGAGCCGGCTCCGCCGGCTGCCGAGCCGTCGAAGGTTGAGTCGCTACCGGGAGCGCCGCCGAGCGCGGCGGAGCTGCATGCGGAGCGGCGCCGTGAAGCGCTCGAGGCGGGGTGGCCGGAGCCGATCGTCGATCAGCTCTATCCGAGCGAGGTGCCGGAACGGTCCGGCCTCGACGTCGGAGCGGTGAGGGCGCAGCTCGAGGAAGCGCTCCGAGCGGCCGAAGGGCTCGGCTCCCCGCACGTCGCCGAGTCGCTGAGGCGGATGCTCGAGGAGCACGACACGCCGCCCCTCGAGCAGCCGTCTCCTTCGGGACCGACGGCGGAGCCGCCGCCGGACCTCTGGACCGCGCAGGAGAAGCGCGACCTGGCGCGCCGCCGGCTCGGCCAGGGCCAGGCGCTGGCGGGGCTCGACCTCTCGGGCGGCGATCTGACCCTGCTCGACCTGTCGGGTCAGGACCTCCGCGGCGCGCTCTTGATGGGCGCGGACCTCCGCAACACGAGCCTCATCGGCGCGAACATCGCCGGCGCCAACCTCGACGGGGCCAACCTCGAGGGAGCGACCCTGGAGCGTGCGGTGCTCCGCGGAGCGAGCCTCGCGCTGGTGGAAGCATCGGGTGTGAGCTTCCGAGGGGCCGACCTAGAGGAGGCGGTCTTCGAACGCGCGATGCTGCCCGGCGCTGACTTCTCGGGAGTCAATGCGATCGGCGTGACCATCGAGGAGTGCCTCGCGACGCAAGCGATCTTCGAGGGGGCGGTGCTCGAGGAGGCCGAGATGGCGCGCAGCAACTTCGACGAGGCCAACTTCCGCGGCGCGTCGATGACCGACGCGCGGATCGAGGGGGCGAGCCTGCGCAACGCGTGCCTCGATCAGATCGGCGCGCAGGGGCTGCGCGCCTCGGACGGCGCGGACCTGTCGGAGGCGCGGCTGCGCTGGGCGAAGCTGTCGGGGGCGTCGTTCTCCGAGAGCACGCTGATCGGCGCGAAGCTGACCGAGTCGGACCTGACCCGGGCGAGCTTCGCCAAGGCGCGGATGGAGGGCGCGGAGCTGCTCGCGGTTCAGGCGCGCGGCGCGAGCTTCGCCGAGGCGCGGATGAGCGCCAGCTCTCTCGCCGGGGCCGACCTGCTCGGGGCGCGCTTCGAGGGGGCCGAGCTGCGGCTCGCCGACCTGAGCGGCGCGAACCTTTTCCAGGCCGAGGTCTGGCGCGCGGAGCTTTCGGACGTCCGCCTCGACGGCGCGAACATCGAAGGGACGAAGCTCGCGTGA
- a CDS encoding pentapeptide repeat-containing protein — protein MTVDGADLTELSSRAAVEARLRASERRGGGPSLRDVLVRGVDFEGLSIRAAVLSRVQLVRCRLAGVDLTGVVLRNVVIRGCDLSGASFEGARLDSGVLRFEDEGEGDEATDCAGTRFAGASFESAIFDGVSLARADFTGASLENARWTGCALSEARFTGATLDLASFERCELRGASLDDVSLSMVTLGSCDATGARFERARLDGASLGGSRFSEASMAGATLSGVRFDAVEAMPRALAGADLSRAILAGRAMVGADLREAILDGADLLGARLAGADLTAASLRGVRLESADLTDARLDGCELANSRVVKASLRGASLVEARGQGVDLSEADLRGADLRGARFSGSFREARFGAAVLDGARFDGSSLRGVEIEEGAAWVEVGLAGVDLAVTDLSGVRFERCDLRAANLARARLRGARLDECDLSAARLAEADLAGADLSESILSEADLSDATLAGARLDYADLRGATLAAADLSGASLFRADLQALDLRQVKVSAETSFESATMRSADLSGVVFRGCVLESAELTGALLAGAALDEVRGKQLELTSTDLTGASWLRADLRAADFTDAAMEDADLRGADLRGAQMRGGAARRARFELCAMSRCQLVGVDLRETRFDHADLRYSWIEGCHLGAASFRDADLSGSSLVGSTEQGTDFAGAEQRDVTRVDEAKARAEAFEPPRRGPAA, from the coding sequence GTGACGGTGGACGGCGCCGATCTGACCGAGCTGTCGAGCCGCGCCGCGGTGGAGGCGCGCCTACGCGCGTCCGAGCGCCGCGGCGGTGGACCGAGCCTGCGTGACGTGCTCGTCCGCGGGGTGGACTTCGAGGGGCTGTCGATCCGGGCGGCCGTGCTCTCGCGCGTGCAGCTGGTCCGCTGCCGGCTCGCCGGCGTCGATCTGACCGGTGTGGTCCTGCGTAACGTCGTGATCCGGGGCTGTGATCTGTCCGGCGCGTCGTTCGAGGGCGCCCGCCTCGACTCGGGCGTGCTGCGGTTCGAGGACGAGGGCGAGGGCGACGAGGCGACTGATTGCGCGGGGACCCGCTTCGCGGGCGCGTCGTTCGAGAGCGCGATCTTCGATGGGGTGAGCCTCGCGCGCGCGGACTTCACGGGCGCGTCGCTCGAGAACGCGCGGTGGACGGGATGCGCACTGAGCGAGGCGCGCTTCACCGGAGCGACCCTCGACCTCGCGTCGTTCGAGCGCTGCGAGCTGCGGGGGGCGTCGCTCGACGACGTGTCGCTGTCCATGGTCACGCTCGGATCCTGTGACGCGACCGGCGCTCGCTTCGAGCGGGCGCGGCTCGACGGCGCGAGCCTCGGCGGGTCGCGTTTCTCGGAGGCGTCGATGGCGGGCGCGACGCTCTCGGGCGTCCGCTTCGATGCGGTCGAGGCGATGCCCCGGGCCCTGGCGGGCGCGGACCTGAGCAGAGCGATCCTCGCGGGCCGCGCGATGGTGGGGGCGGACCTGCGCGAAGCGATCCTGGACGGCGCCGACCTGCTCGGCGCGCGGCTCGCGGGCGCTGACCTGACCGCCGCCAGCCTCCGCGGCGTGCGCCTCGAGAGCGCCGACCTGACCGATGCCCGCCTCGACGGCTGCGAGCTTGCGAACTCGCGCGTGGTCAAGGCGTCGCTCCGCGGCGCATCGCTCGTCGAGGCGCGAGGGCAGGGTGTCGATCTGTCGGAGGCGGATCTGCGCGGCGCGGATCTGCGCGGCGCGCGTTTTTCGGGCTCGTTTAGGGAGGCGCGCTTCGGCGCGGCCGTGCTCGACGGCGCGCGATTCGACGGGAGCAGCCTCCGCGGCGTCGAGATCGAGGAGGGCGCCGCGTGGGTCGAGGTCGGCCTCGCGGGCGTCGACCTCGCGGTGACCGACCTGTCCGGCGTGCGGTTCGAGCGGTGCGATCTTCGCGCCGCGAACCTCGCGCGCGCCCGCCTCCGCGGCGCGCGCCTCGACGAGTGCGACCTGTCGGCGGCGCGGCTCGCCGAGGCCGACCTCGCCGGCGCCGACCTGTCCGAGTCGATCCTCAGCGAGGCGGACCTGTCCGACGCGACCCTCGCGGGTGCGCGCCTGGACTACGCCGACCTCCGGGGGGCGACGCTGGCCGCTGCCGACCTGTCTGGGGCGAGCCTGTTCCGAGCCGACCTCCAGGCGCTGGATCTCCGGCAGGTGAAAGTCTCGGCGGAGACCTCGTTCGAGTCGGCGACGATGCGGAGCGCGGATCTGAGCGGCGTCGTCTTCCGAGGCTGCGTGCTCGAGAGCGCCGAGCTCACGGGCGCGCTGCTCGCGGGCGCGGCGCTCGACGAGGTGCGGGGCAAGCAGCTCGAGCTGACCTCGACCGATCTGACGGGCGCGTCGTGGCTCCGCGCCGACCTGCGCGCGGCCGACTTCACGGACGCGGCGATGGAGGACGCGGACCTGCGCGGTGCAGACCTCCGGGGCGCGCAGATGCGGGGAGGGGCCGCGCGCCGCGCACGCTTCGAGCTCTGCGCGATGAGCCGGTGCCAACTCGTCGGGGTCGACCTGCGGGAGACCCGCTTCGATCACGCCGACCTCCGCTACAGCTGGATCGAGGGCTGCCACCTCGGCGCGGCGAGCTTCCGGGACGCGGATCTGAGCGGCAGCAGTCTGGTGGGCTCGACCGAGCAGGGGACGGATTTCGCCGGGGCCGAGCAACGGGACGTCACTCGGGTCGATGAGGCGAAGGCGAGGGCGGAGGCGTTCGAGCCGCCGCGGCGAGGGCCGGCGGCGTGA
- a CDS encoding DUF3540 domain-containing protein, which produces MTDELRRALEGGARADSSAGAVTRYEVPSGVAIEEDVDEQGEARVALRAPGGGVLLELRPSDGRCRIHAPSIEIAASNELRLSGRSVRVEAERSLVMRAGDTAISAQPRHLGLLAEEITATSQQTNWTTKGFRLVGDVVETRARRLVQRAEEMESRARLLVEKTWQSLREAEDLAQTKAQRVRLVAEDTLRAFGRRTLLKAREDMKLRGERIYLD; this is translated from the coding sequence ATGACCGATGAGCTGCGGCGGGCGCTCGAGGGCGGCGCGCGAGCCGACTCGAGCGCGGGCGCCGTCACGCGCTACGAGGTGCCGAGCGGCGTGGCGATCGAGGAGGACGTCGACGAGCAAGGGGAGGCTCGCGTCGCGCTCCGCGCGCCCGGCGGCGGCGTGCTGCTCGAGCTCCGGCCGAGCGACGGACGGTGCCGGATCCACGCGCCGTCGATCGAGATCGCCGCCTCGAACGAGCTGCGGCTGTCGGGCCGCAGCGTCCGCGTGGAGGCCGAGCGCAGCCTCGTGATGCGCGCGGGCGACACGGCCATCTCGGCGCAGCCCCGCCACCTCGGCCTGCTCGCCGAAGAGATAACAGCCACGAGCCAGCAGACGAACTGGACCACGAAGGGCTTCCGCTTGGTCGGGGACGTCGTGGAGACGAGGGCGCGGCGGCTCGTCCAGCGGGCCGAGGAGATGGAGAGCCGCGCCCGGCTGCTCGTCGAGAAGACGTGGCAGAGCCTGCGCGAGGCCGAGGACCTCGCGCAGACGAAGGCGCAGCGGGTGCGGCTCGTGGCCGAGGACACGCTCCGCGCGTTCGGCCGCCGAACGCTGTTGAAGGCGCGTGAGGACATGAAGCTGCGCGGCGAGCGCATCTACCTCGATTGA
- the tssI gene encoding type VI secretion system tip protein TssI/VgrG, with protein MSNDSERPEVPEHADPEDTLGEVAEQVGQGLDGAAEQIPEEEEEARAAMETAGDVASAVSNVVKAAQAAEQLGQALEAGDEGRAASAVGNLAGGVLGTTGALVDGVAGAIPEEAREGVNTAASVLRGAAAVSRSTERVVSTYQSIERAVSGRRLSFHTRADVGARLLAERASGTQRLSGLYQWRVLVEVEHEGGLDDEALNDLLRQPARISLNRDDSEGEVYGVLRQVEMLEVTGPRETHYDLTLVPKLWRLNLVKRSRVFQNKTHVEVALAVFAEHGFDPDTYVFDQTEESYPTHEYVVQHRETDFAFISRLLEHNGVHYRFEQHPRTEAIVLGDRNASFVPVHEEDELRYHPHDFAPDDGAPRVWGLRRIRSARYAEVQLRDYNWRAPHQPVRAVEPVDEETGYGFLDLYGEHVPDTAEATRLARVRAQEQQVAAETFEAKTSLRGVRPGTYFDLVNHPHPDLNQRYLVTETSETTVDGHAYVNTFKAIPFSVTYRPARTTPWPRIDGAINAIVDGEARSTATPIDEQGRYRVVLPFDGAASAGGSASRWVRRAQPSAGEGYGMHFPLHIGSEVAIVHVNGDPDRPLIVGAVPNAATQSPVIAGNAPQSRIRTGSGVVFELDDDC; from the coding sequence ATGAGCAACGACAGCGAGCGGCCGGAGGTGCCCGAGCACGCCGACCCCGAAGACACCCTCGGCGAGGTAGCCGAGCAGGTCGGACAAGGGCTCGACGGCGCGGCGGAGCAGATCCCCGAAGAAGAAGAGGAGGCGCGCGCGGCGATGGAGACGGCGGGCGACGTCGCCAGCGCGGTCTCGAACGTCGTGAAGGCCGCCCAGGCGGCCGAGCAGCTCGGCCAGGCGCTCGAGGCGGGCGACGAGGGGAGGGCGGCCAGCGCGGTCGGGAACCTCGCCGGAGGCGTGCTCGGGACGACCGGGGCGCTCGTCGACGGCGTGGCCGGCGCGATCCCCGAGGAGGCGCGCGAGGGCGTCAACACCGCCGCGTCGGTGCTCCGCGGCGCGGCGGCCGTGAGCCGATCGACCGAGCGCGTCGTCAGCACCTACCAATCGATCGAGCGGGCGGTCAGCGGCCGGCGGTTGTCGTTTCACACCCGGGCGGACGTCGGAGCCCGGCTCCTCGCGGAGCGCGCCTCGGGCACGCAGCGCCTCAGCGGACTGTACCAGTGGCGCGTCTTGGTCGAGGTCGAGCACGAGGGAGGGTTGGACGATGAGGCTTTGAATGACCTGCTCCGCCAGCCCGCGCGCATCAGCCTCAACCGGGACGACAGCGAGGGAGAGGTGTACGGCGTGCTGCGCCAGGTGGAGATGCTCGAGGTCACGGGGCCGCGCGAGACGCACTATGACCTGACGCTCGTCCCCAAGCTCTGGCGCCTGAACCTCGTGAAGCGCTCCCGTGTGTTTCAGAACAAGACGCACGTGGAGGTAGCGCTCGCAGTGTTCGCGGAGCATGGCTTCGACCCGGACACCTACGTCTTCGACCAGACTGAGGAGTCGTACCCGACCCACGAGTACGTCGTGCAGCACAGAGAGACGGACTTCGCGTTCATCTCTCGCCTGCTGGAGCACAACGGGGTCCACTATCGCTTCGAGCAGCACCCTCGCACCGAGGCCATCGTGCTCGGAGACCGAAACGCGTCTTTCGTGCCGGTTCACGAGGAGGACGAGCTGCGCTATCACCCGCACGACTTTGCGCCTGACGACGGCGCCCCACGGGTCTGGGGCCTGCGGCGCATCCGCTCGGCGCGCTACGCGGAGGTTCAACTCCGCGACTACAACTGGCGCGCGCCTCATCAGCCGGTGCGGGCGGTCGAGCCCGTGGACGAGGAGACGGGGTACGGCTTCCTCGACTTGTATGGAGAGCACGTGCCCGACACTGCCGAGGCGACGAGGCTCGCGCGAGTCCGCGCGCAGGAGCAGCAGGTGGCGGCGGAGACCTTCGAGGCCAAGACCTCGCTCCGCGGCGTACGCCCCGGCACCTACTTCGACCTCGTGAACCACCCCCACCCGGACCTGAACCAGCGCTACCTCGTCACCGAGACCTCGGAGACGACCGTCGATGGGCACGCCTACGTGAACACCTTCAAGGCGATCCCGTTCTCGGTGACCTACCGGCCTGCGCGAACGACGCCGTGGCCGCGCATCGACGGCGCCATCAACGCCATCGTGGATGGCGAGGCGCGGAGCACCGCGACGCCGATCGACGAGCAGGGGCGCTACCGAGTCGTCCTGCCTTTCGATGGCGCCGCTAGCGCGGGCGGGAGTGCCTCGAGGTGGGTGCGGCGAGCTCAGCCGTCGGCAGGGGAGGGTTATGGCATGCACTTCCCGCTGCACATCGGCTCCGAGGTCGCCATCGTTCACGTCAACGGCGATCCGGACAGGCCTTTGATCGTTGGCGCGGTGCCGAACGCGGCGACCCAGAGTCCGGTCATTGCCGGCAACGCACCACAGAGCCGCATCCGCACCGGGAGTGGCGTGGTCTTCGAACTCGACGACGATTGCTGA